Genomic segment of Microbacterium sp. BH-3-3-3:
AACCGGGCCACGCCCGAGGCGTACCTGCAGATGGCCGCCCTTCCCGGCATCGCGACCCCGGGACACGTCGACGGCCTCGTGATCCCGCCCGACACCGACCGCTACCGCGACAACGCCGCGTACGAGAAGCGTCACCCCGAGTGCGCGACGTCACTGCTCTCCGACACCCTCGTCGCCGAGCGCACGTCACCCGAATGGGTCGCGCGCGATCTCGCGAGCCGGGCGGAGGGGTCGACGGTGCCGCTGCTGTTCACCCAGGGTTGGACCGAGCGCAACACCCGCGCCGACGGACTGGTCGACCTCATCGACGGCCTGGAAGGGCCGGTGTCGGCCTGGGCGGGGCCGTGGGACCACGTCGCCGGAAACGACGTCGACTCCGCCGGTCGCCTGCAGATGGGGCGCGCCGACTGGTTCGGCGAGGTGCGCGCGTTCTTCGACGCCCACCTCCGCGACCAGCAGGGCGCCGCGCCGTCGTTCGCCCTGCAGGACAACCTCGGACGCTGGCGGACCCAGGCGGAGTGGCCGGGGGCGACGCGCGAGGTCACGTCCGCCCTCGCCCCCGCGCAGTACGTCGACACGGGCGAGGGCGCCGGCGCCCTGCCCGACGGCGACGACGGCGACGGGTCGTTCTTCGGAACGGCGCCGCGAACCGCCGAGACCCTCGGCGCCTCGCAGACGCTGTCGGTCCCCGTCGCCGAGGAGACGCGCCTGACCGGCAGCGCCGCGGTGGTGCTCCACACCCGCGGCGAGGGCGCGGCGCACGTGCGGCTGTGGGACGTCGGCGCCGACGGCATCCCGACCCTCATCGATGAGAGCCTCACCCCGGTGGATGCCGGCGGCACGACATTCGTGACCCTTCGCGCCATCGACTGGACGCTGTCCCCGGGGCACGCCGCGCTGCTGACGGTGGGGACGACGGACTCCCTCCTCTGGCGGCCCTCCCCGCGCGACAGCACCGTCACGATCGACGGCGGCACCCTGACCCTGCACGCGCAGGGCACGTCGGCCGATGTGCCGACCGCCGGGGAACGGGCGCCCTTCCTCGACGCCTACCTCGCGGACGCCCGGTGGCCGGTGGCGATCGGCGCGGTCGCACCGAGCTTCTCGCTGGCGGACCCTGTCCCCTCCCCCACGGCGGCCACGGGCGGGGAACTCGCCCGCTCCGGTGGGGAGCTCTCGTCGGCGGCCGCGCTCGGGGCGATCGCCGCCCTCGCACTGGGCGCCGCGCTGGTGCGCCGTCGCGCGACGCGTTCCTCCCGCTGAGCA
This window contains:
- a CDS encoding CocE/NonD family hydrolase; the encoded protein is MRGRTAGLIVTSSVVMALLWAGGASAATPDLDIAPTPAASIAPAAPTTTTSASDVASGVTHAQNPSVPEGAVWTEQYLPSPAASTDGDPVELHADVLRPAHLPPDARTPVILSIGPYFSHSGAASDEHRPFTGPTQRHRALIDQGDLLAAGYTVVFVDLRGFGGSTGCLDFAGPGEQADVTAAVEWAASAAWSTGRVGMYGKSYDAMTGLMGVAARPAGLAAVVSQEPVWDPYSYLWENGIPTENNRATPEAYLQMAALPGIATPGHVDGLVIPPDTDRYRDNAAYEKRHPECATSLLSDTLVAERTSPEWVARDLASRAEGSTVPLLFTQGWTERNTRADGLVDLIDGLEGPVSAWAGPWDHVAGNDVDSAGRLQMGRADWFGEVRAFFDAHLRDQQGAAPSFALQDNLGRWRTQAEWPGATREVTSALAPAQYVDTGEGAGALPDGDDGDGSFFGTAPRTAETLGASQTLSVPVAEETRLTGSAAVVLHTRGEGAAHVRLWDVGADGIPTLIDESLTPVDAGGTTFVTLRAIDWTLSPGHAALLTVGTTDSLLWRPSPRDSTVTIDGGTLTLHAQGTSADVPTAGERAPFLDAYLADARWPVAIGAVAPSFSLADPVPSPTAATGGELARSGGELSSAAALGAIAALALGAALVRRRATRSSR